From the genome of Amycolatopsis camponoti:
AATTGAATGCAACAGCCGCCGCCCTGCTCGGTCTGCTCCACGACGGTCCCGCCACCGGCGGGCAGCTCGTCGCGGGAGCGGGTGAGCGATTCGGCGCCTTCTTCAGCGTCACCCGCAGCCAGGTGTACCGGGAGCTCCCGGCGCTGTCCAAGGAAGGTCTCGTCCGGCTCGGCAAGCAGGGCCCGCGCTCCAGCCAGCAGTACCTGATCACCGCCGCCGGCAAGAAGGCCTTCAAGGCCTGGCTGACGTCCGAGGCCGGTCCCGACCACCTGCGCAGCCCGCTCATCCTGCGGCTCGTGCACGCGGCGTCGCTGACCGCGAAGCAGCGCCAGGTGCTGCTCGACTCGGCCCGGACGAGCTACAGCCAGCAGTTGGACGACGCGAAGGCGGCCACCAAGGCCGCCGACGGGCCGTACGAGAAGGCCGTCGCCGAGTTCGCCCAAGCTCAGGCCAAGGCCGCGCTGAAGCTGCTCGACGCCATCCCCGCGGCCTGAGGTTCACGCGCCCACGACCGGTCCTCGCAACCGGTCGTGGGTTTTGCCGTAACCTCGACAAACGTGAGTGATGAGTTCGACGCGGCACTGAAGGACCTGACCGGCAAGCTGACGCAGATCGAGTCGGTGATGGACCTGGACACGCTGCGTGCCCAGGTGGCCGACCTGGAGGAGCAGGCCTCGAGCCCGACGCTCTGGGACGACCCGGAGGCGGCGCAGAAGGTCACCAGCCAGCTGTCCCACCGGCAGGGCGAGCTGCGCCGGGTCAGCGACCTGCGCCAGCGGGTCGACGACCTCGGCGTGCTGTACGAGCTCTCCGAGGCCGAGGGTGACGCCGCCAGCATGGGCGAGGCCGAGAGCGAGCTGGCCGACCTGGGCAAGGCCATCGACGGCCTCGAGGTCCGCACGCTGCTTTCGGGCGAGTACGACGACCGCAACGCCGTCGTCACCATCCGCTCCGAGGCCGGCGGCGTCGACGCGGCCGACTTCGCCGAGATGCTGCTCCGCATGTACCTGCGCTGGGCGGAGCGCCACGGCTACCCGACCGACGTCTACGACATCTCCTACGCCGAAGAGGCGGGCATCAAGTCGGCGACGTTCAAGGTGACCGCCCCCTACGTCTACGGCACCCTCTCGGTCGAGCAGGGCACCCACCGGCTCGTCCGGATCTCGCCGTTCGACAACCAGAGCCGCCGCCAGACGTCGTTCGCGCACGTCGAGGTGCTGCCGGAGGTCGAAGAGGTCGACCACGTCGACATCCCTGAGAAGGACATCCGGGTCGACGTCTACCGCTCGTCCGGCCCCGGTGGACAGAGCGTGAACACGACCGACTCCGCCGTGCGCATCACGCACATCCCGACCAACATCGTCGTCTCGTGCCAGAACGAGAAGTCGCAGCTGCAGAACAAGGCGGCCGCGATGAAGGTGCTCCAGTCGCGGCTGCTCCAGCGCAAGAAGGAAGAAGAGCGCAAGGAGATGGACGCGCTCAAGGACGGCGGCTCCAGCTGGGGCAACCAGATGCGCTCCTACGTGCTGCACCCGTACCAGATGGTCAAGGACCTGCGGACCGAGTTCGAGGTCGGCAACCCGAGCGCGGTGCTCGACGGCGACATCGACGGCTTCCTCGACGCCGGCATCCGCTGGCGGAAGCAGACGGCGACCGTCTGATCGGCGCAGGGGGTGTTTGCGCGACCGCTCACCGTGCGCAAACACCCGCTGCTCCACCCGGGTGGACCGGGCAACCGGGGCTTCACGAGACCGGTGGGTAGTATGCCGAATCGTGATCCGGCTCGAAGAGGTTTCCAAGGTCTACAAGACCTCGACGCGGCCCGCGCTCGAGCGGGTGTCCGTCGACATCGAAAAGGGTGAGTTCGTCTTCCTCATCGGTCCCTCGGGATCGGGGAAGTCGACCTTCCTCAGGCTGCTGCTGCGCGAAGAGACGCCGAGCAAGGGCCGCGTGATGGTGTCCAACTTCGACGTCGCCAAGCTGGCCCGCCGCCGGGTCCCCCGCCTGCGGCAGACCATCGGCTGCGTCTTCCAGGACTTCCGCCTGCTGGCCAACAAGACGGTCGCCGAGAACGTCGCGTTCGCCCTCGAGGTCATCGGCAAGCCCGGCCCGACCATCAAGAAGGTCGTGCCCGAGGTGCTGGAGCTCGTCGGCCTCGACGGCAAGGCCGACCGGCTGCCCAACGAGCTCTCCGGTGGTGAGCAGCAGCGCGTGGCGATCGCGCGCGCGTTCGTCAACCGGCCGCTGGTGCTGCTCGCCGACGAACCGACCGGGAACCTGGACCCCGACACCAGCCAGGACATCATGCTGCTGCTGGAGCGGATCAACCGCACCGGCACGACCGTCCTGATGGCGACCCACGACCACGGCATCGTGGACTCCATGCGGCGCCGCGTCGTCGAGCTGCAGCTCGGCCGGGTGATCCGTGACGACGCCCGCGGCGTCTACGGCATCGGTCGCTGACTCCGGCATTCCCCGCCCCGCCAACGCCCCCGACATCAAGGACCAGACCCCGACATGCGTGCCAGTTTCGTCTTCAGTGAGGTAATCACCGGCCTGCGCCGGAACATCACGATGACCATCGCGATGATGCTGACCACGGCCGTGTCGCTCGCCATGCTCGGCGGCGGCCTCCTGGCCGTGCGCACGATCGACAAGATGAAGTCCAACTTCCTCGCCGACGTCGAGGTTTCGGTCTACCTCACCGACGACATCAGCGCGGGTGACAAGAACTGCACGCAGTCGCTGTGCCAGTCGCTGCGCTCGTCCTTGCAGAGCAACGACGGTGTCGAGTCGGTCGTGTTCGAGAACCGCGACCAGGCCTTCGACCGGTTCAAGAAGATCTTCGAGAGCCAGCCGGAGCTGATCCAGCTGACCGGGCCGGAGTCGCTGCCCGCGTCACTGCACGTGAAGCTGAAGGACCCGGACCGCAGCGAGTCGATCGTGCAGGAGTACAGCACCAAGCCGGGCGTCCGGAAGGTCGACGACCAGAAGAAGTTCCTCGACCGCGTGTTCAACGCCTTCAACGGGGTCCGGAACATGGCGTTCGGCGCCGCGCTCATCATGGCCATCGCCGCGCTGCTGCTGATCGCCAACACGATCCAGGTGTCCGCGTTCACCCGGCGCACCGAGGTCGGCATCATGCGGCTCGTCGGCGCGACGCGGTGGTACACGCAGCTGCCGTTCCTGCTGGAGGCGGTGGTCGCCGGCGCGGTCGGTGCGATCCTCGGGATCATCATGCTGGTCATCACCAAGGTCGGTTTCCTCGACGCGGTGTTCACTGGCGACGTGTTCCCGAAGATCACCACGCTGGAGCTGCTGTTCCCGGTCGCGCCGATCCTGCTGGGCGTCTCCATGGTGATCTCCGCCATCACCGGGTACGTCACGCTGCGGCTGTACGTCCGGCACTAGGTTTTTAACCGGCTGCTTGCGGCCCCGGACATCACGTAGAGTGGTCGTATGCCCAAGGAACGTGGCCAGAAGGTGATCGTGTCGAACCGCAAGGCGCGGCACGATTACTCCATCCTCGACACCTACGAGTGCGGTCTCGTGCTCGTCGGCACCGAGGTGAAGAGCCTGCGCGAGGGCAAGGCGTCCCTGGCGGACGCGTTCGCGACGGTCGACGACGGCGAAGTGTGGCTGCGCAACGTGCACATCCCGGAGTACACGCAGGGCACGTGGACCAACCACATGCCGCGGCGGACCCGGAAGCTGCTGCTCCACCGGCGTGAGATCGAGAAGCTCATCGGCAAGACCAAGGAGAGCGGGCTCTCCTTGGTCCCGCTGTCGATGTACTTCAAGGACGGCAAGGTCAAGGTCGAGATCGCGCTGGCCCAGGGCAAGAAGGCCTACGACAAGCGGCAGACGCTCGCCAAGCGCGACGCGGACCGCGACATCAGGAGGGCCATGGGCCGCGCGCTGAAGGGCCGGTTCACGGAGTGACGGCGGGCCCGGCTTCCGATGCCGACGTCGCTCGGTGGACGGCGTCACTGGGCCTGCCGGGCCTGGTCGACCTGCACGTCCACTTCCTGCCGAAACCGGTGATGGACAAGGTCTGGGCGTACTTCGACCAGGCCTCGACGCACTACGGCACCGACTGGCCGGTGCACTACCGGACGTCCGAGCAGGAGCGGCTGGAAACCCTGCGCTCGCTGGGTGTCCGGCAGTTCGCGCCGCTGGTCTACCCGCACAAGCCGGGCATGGCGGAGTGGCTGACGTCGTGGGCATTGGAGTTCGCTTCCCATGTCCCGGAGGCGGTGCCGACCGGGACGTTCTACCCCGAGCCCGGCGCCGGGTCCGCTGTGGACGGTGCGCTGCGCGCCGGCGCCCGGGTGTTCAAGGCGCACGTGCAGGTGGGCGCGTACGACCCGCGTGACGAGCTGCTGAAGCCGGTGTGGGGTGCGCTGGCCGACGCGGGCGTCCCCGTCGTCGTCCACTGTGGACACGGACCGTTGCGGGGCGACTTCACCGGGTTGTCGGTCTTCGAAGAGGTGCTGGCGCGCTACCCGGACCTGACGGCGGTGCTCGCGCACGCGGCGATGCCCGAGTTCGGGACGGCGTTCGACCTGCTGGCGAAGTACCCGCGCGTGCACCTGGACACGACGATGGTCGGGGTGCCGTTCGCCGAGGCGATGTCGCCGCTGCCGCCGGACTGGACCGCGCGGCTGGCCGAGTTCGCCGATCGTGTCGTCCTGGGCACGGACTTCCCGAACATCCCGTACTCCTACGCGACGCAGCTGCAGGCGATCGCCGGCTGGGCGGCCGACGATCGCCTGGGGGAGCCGTTCCTGCGGGCCGTTCTGCACGACACCCCGCTGCGGCTGCTCAGCGCCTGACGCTTTATCGACGACCGCTTCTCAACGACGCAGCGCTGCCCGTTCGGAAACGTGCACCGCACGGCCCAGCAGGTCGATCACCGGAACCTGCTTGCCCGCCAGGAGGAACCCGGCCGTCGCGAGGACGATCCACGGCACCGGGCCGTGCGCGATGCCGTCCGACAGCGGCGCGAACCCGTGCGCGGCGAGGCCGAGCAGGCCACCCGAGATCATCAGCCCGGCGACGACCAGCTGCGGTACCCTCGCGGTGACCGCGACGGTGTCGCGCTGCAGCTCGAAGTGCGCGAACAGCCGCAGCAGGCCCAGCAGCACCAGGCCGCACACCGCGAACCACGCGGGCGCCATGACGAGCCAGAGCAGCGTGCCCGGCTCGGGCGTCTCGTAGCCGAGGCCGTAGACCGTCACGCCCGCCACCACGATCAGCGCCGGCATGTGCCAGAGGTAGACGCTCATGAACCGCGCGCCGAGCCAGCCGAGCGCACTGCCGACGCCGGGGCGTTCGGCGAGCGCGTTGAGCTGCGGGCGGAAGGCGAGCAGCAGGCCGATCTGGCCGACGGCGAGGAAGGCGAGCAGCACGGTCGGCGGGCTCATGTTCGACACCGGCGCGCCCGGCATGCCGATCATGCTGGCCGGGTAGGGGCCGAACGCGACCATCAGCGCGGTGATGCCGAAGCCGGCGGCGGACAGGCTGAGCGCGGCGCGGCGGGTGAGCGTGCCGAGGCGGCCTTCGACGTAGTGGAAGCCGAGCTGGTGGACGGCGACCCAGACGAAGATCGCGTTGGCGTAACCGAGGTAACCGAGGTCGTTGAAGCGCGCGACGTCGACGAGGACGCCGGCGGCCCCCATGACGAGCGGCACCTTGAGGCCCCAGCGCCGGTGCGCGGCGACCATCAGCGGCGTGAGGAGCACGACCAGGACGTAGACCGCGAGGAACCACAGCAGCTGCGCGGCGATCGCGCCGGCGACCTGCAGCGGCTGCGGCGGGATGCCGAGCCCGCGGAGGAAGTCCGGCATGACGAGCCAGACGGCCACCAGCGGCAGGACCGGCACCATGAGGCGTTTGAGCCGCGCACCGAGCCACTCGCGCGTCGACTTCGCGCGGCTCAGCGAAATGAGGTTGGCCGCGCCGCCGGCGAAGAACACCAGGGGCATGACCTGCGACAGCCAGGTGACGACCCACCAGCCCGGCGTCGCGAGCGCGTTGCCCGTGGCGAGCCGGCCGTCGGAGTAGGAGAGCACCGGCATGACCCAGTGCTGGGCGATGACGGCGAGGATGGCCCCCGCCCGGACGACGTCGAGAAACCTGTCCCGGCCGCCTCGTGCGACCCCCTGGCTTGTCTGCATGCGCTAAGCCTGGCCGGTTCGACCTGCGGGAACAGCGGTGCTGACCGGCGTCTTCGAGGTCCTGTTCACCCCCGGCCGATGCGGGGGTTCTCCCTACCTCAGGCCGTCGGGCTCGGGTTCGTGCTGCGTCGCGGTGACGCGGTACTCCCAGCCGCGCTCGGTGAGGCCGAGCTCGTAGCGGGTCTCGATCTTCGGGCCGCCGTGCAGGTGGATGTGCCGGATGACGGTGCCGGGCACGGGTTCGGCGTCCCCGAGCTCCTGGACGCGGCCGTCGAGCGGGCCGCCGAAGAAGCGGACGCAGGGGGTCTCGTCGGACATCTGCGGGCTCCTCTCCGCCGGGTCCGCTCATGGTAGGTGAGCGGTGTGGAGGGTGCCGCCCGCGGAACGGGTGACCCTATGTCCACTTTACGGGACTTCCGGTCACTGTCCGTCGGAGCTCAGCGGCCCAGGTAGGTCAGGACCGCACGAACGCGACGGTGTTCCTCCGCGCTCGCCTCGAGGCCGAGCTTCGAGAAGATGTTGCCGATGTGCTTCTCCACCGCGCCGTGCGACACCACCAGCGAGTTCGCGATGGCCGTGTTCGACAGGCCCTGGGCCATCAGCCCCAGGACCTCGGACTCGCGGGCGGTCAGTGCGTCGAGGGGGTTGCGGCGGCCGCGGGCCATCAGCTGGGCGATCACGTCCGGGTCGATCGCCGTGCCGCCGTTGGCCACCCGGCGGACCGCGTCCAGGAACTCGTCGACGTCCGCCACCCGCTCCTTCAGCAGGTAGCCGACCCCGCCCGCGCCGCCGGACAGCAGTTCCACCGCGTACGACTCCTCGACGTACTGCGAGAGCACCAGCACCGGCAGCCCCGGGATCTCCTTGCGCGCCGCCAGCGCGGCGCGCAAGCCCTCGTCGGTGAACGTCGGGGGCATCCGGACGTCGACGATCGCCAGGTCAGGGCGATGTTCCTTGATCGCGCCGAGCAGGTCGTCGCCGTTGTCGACGGCCGCGGCCGTCTCGATGCCCTCGTCGGCGAGCAGGCGGGTCACCCCGGCCCGCAGCAGCACGGCGTCTTCGGCGATGACTACCCGCATCCGGCCCCCAAGCTCGTGGATGAACGGGGTCCAGCCTATTCACCACTGGCAGGGGAGGTCAGCCCGGATTACCGTCGGCCCGCCGACCGGGCTGACGACCGTGATCACACCGTCGATCGTCGCGGCGCGGTCGGCCAGCCCGGCCAGCCCGCCGCCCGCGCGCACCTCGGCGCCACCGTGGCCGTTGTCGGTGATCTCGACGACCACGTGGTCGTCGGTCCGCCACACCTTCACGACCGCTTCGGACGCTCCGGAGTGCTTCGCGATGTTCGTCAGCGTCTCGCCGACGATGAAGTAGGCCGTCGTCTCCACCGCCGCCGGCGGGCGCGGCTCCACGGTCACCGTCACGTCCACCGGGATCGGCGACTTCGCCGCCTGCGCCGACAGCGCCGCGTCCAGCCCGCGGTCGCCGAGGACGGCCGGGTAGATGCCCCGCGCCAGGTCCCGCAACTCCGACACGGCGAGCTTCGCGTCCGAGTGCGCCTCGTCGATCAGCTCCCGCACCAGGTCCGGGTCCTGGTCGAACTTCGACTTCGCCCGTCCGAGGCTCATGGCGACCGCGACCAGCCGCTGCTGCGCGCCGTCGTGGAGGTCACGCTCGATGCGGCGCCGCTCGGCCTCGGCCGCGTCGACTCCCCGCGCCCGCGAAGCCTGCAGCCGCTCGGCCTTCTCCTCCAGTCGCGTCGTGCGGTTCGGCCCCAGCAGCGCGATGCCCAGCTCACCGTGCAGCCAGCCCAGCCACGGCGTCACCCAGATCGCCATCGGCAGCAGCACGATCGACGCGATCGCGATCCCGAGCTCCGCGCACGCCAGCGGGAACGCCACCATCAGGTACGCGAGGTCACGCCACGTCGTCGGGTCGCTCAGCCGCACCATCCACCGCCGCAGCAGGGGCAGGCCCTCCTGCGAGCGCCGCTCCACCGGCGGCAGCGGCACCTTCAGCATCGCGCCCATCCACGCCCGCTCGCGGTCCGCCGACCAGCGGATGAAGCTCGTCGTCGCCAGCAGGATCGGGAACCCGACCCACACCACCGCCGTGCCGACCCCCACCGCGATCCCCGTCACGATCAGCACGAACTGCAGGATCCGGAAGATGAAGCTCACGATCATGTACACGATCGTGCGAGCCGGGTCCGGCCGCGGGTGCTCCGGCTGCTGCGCCTCGGTCATCCCGCCACCAGGTTCTTCTCTTCCGCGTCTTCCCACCAGCGCTCCATCCGACGGCGCTGGGCCACGGTCGTCCCCAGCAGCGCGTTCGCCACCCGGGCGTGCAGCCCCGCCAGCGCCTTCGTCAGCGCCACCGACAACGCGATGAACAGCACCCCCAGTGCTGCCCACGGTAGCGCTTCCACCGTCGAATCGACGGTCAGCCACCGCAGCTCGTCGGACGGGAAGTAGTACGCGCCGTCCGGCAGCCACCGGAAGTAGATCGGCAGTCCGGCCAGCGCCAGGCTCGTCGACCAGAACGTCGTCACCAGCACGAACTCGACGACGCCGAGCGGGAACAGCAGGAAGAAGTACGTCAGGTCCCGCCACGTCGACGGGTCCTTCAGCCGCCCCTTCCACCTGTTCTTCTGCCCACCGGCGGGCAACGGCAGGTAAGGAAGGTCGATGTACCGATCGAGCAGGGCGTAGACCCGCGCACGCTCCAGGCGGGCGGCCCCCCGGACACCCAGCACCAGCAGCGCGAGCAGGCCCACGCCCACCCACACGACCGCGGTCCCCAGCCCGGCCGCCGCGAACGACGTCAGCACGACGAACGCCGCAATCCCCAGCGGCAGGTTCATCAGCAGGAACACCACCGACCCACCGAACGGCGGATCCCGCCTCTCGCTACCCATGACCGGGCTCCTTTCTGTCGGAGTCCAGGGTGGTCGTTCCGGGCCGCCGGAGACATGGTGCGCGCGGGCATCCCCGCGGTAGGGCTGGCCCTACCCGCCGGGGAGTAAAGAGATGGCGGCACGCGTTATGATGTACAGGTTGTGTTCCCACCAAGGGGGTGAACGGTTTCGACTTTGGACGTTGATTCAGGAGAAGCGTGCCGGTGCAGGCGAGAGACCACCGTTAAGCGTCATCGCAACCAAATAAGCGCCGACTCCAGTCAGCGCGAGTACGCCCTCGCCGCCTGAGCGAGTGCGTCTCTGTCGGCCCGGGTTCGCCTCCGGCCCGGGTACCGGCATCAGCTAGGAGGCTCAGCGACTGTCCCGGCCACGGGGAACAGTCGTGAAGCAAACAGTGGCTGGGCTCGTCACCTCGGCTTGTTCGCGTGACCGAGGGAGCCAAGCAGAGACGTAGCGGACTGCGCACGGAGAAGCCCTGTTGATACGCCAGAGGACCCGGGTTCAATTCCCGGCACCTCCACTCGACACGAGAAGGCCCTCGCCCCTTCGGGGCTGGGGGCCTTCTCTTTGTCTCACTCATTGCTTCTGGGGGTCGAACCCCCAGACCCCCGCCAGGCGGGCTTCGCCCCCTGGACCCCCTCTCCGGGGCTTCGCCCCTGGACCCCGCTTTGTCGGGGCTTTGCCCCTTCTCTCCGGGGCTTCGCCCCTGGCCCCCTCCTGCGCTGCGCGCCCCTTGCGCTGCGCGCCTCCCGGCGCCGCGAGCCGGTACCCCTCGCGCCCCTTTGCGCGCCTTCAGGCGCCTTGCGGCTCCGGCTGGCGCCTGGCGCCTCACGGCCGGCGCCTCGCGGCGCTGGCTCGCGGCGCCGGCTCGCCCCTCGCCGAAGCCTGCGCCGCAACCGGCTCGGCTGACGCCTGGCGGCAGCGCTCAGCGCGCCGGCTCCGCCAGCGAACCGACACGGGAACCAGCACCGACGAGGACCCAGTCCCCCCGCACCCCGATCCGAAGCCAGAACACGGCCGGCAGCGCCGGGTCAAGGCATCTTTCCCGCCTTGACGCGGTGTTGTCGGCCGTAGTCACAATGACAGCTTCGGGGTGCCGGAAGGCCCTAGACGACAGCCCGCTCCCGCGAGCCTGCGGGCGACCCAGTCCAGCCCGCCCCAGCTCCGCCCGTTTAACGCGCCCGCCCGACGCGGCCCAGCTCGGCCCGCCCATGTCAGCCCGGCCCGATCCAGCTCGGTCCGCCCGGCCCAACCCGGCCAGCCCAGCCCCGCCGGGACCGCCTAGCTCGGCCCTGGCCAGCCGCTCGGCCTGGTCGACCCGTCAGCCCAGCCGACCCAACCGGCCCTCCGGCGCGGCCCTCCGGCCCGCCCAGCTCGCCCCGCCGAGCCCGGCTCGGCCGGCCCAGCTCGCCGGAGCTGCCCGGCCTGCCCGCCCCGCCCAGCTCGCCTGACCCAGCCCGGCCGGCCAGCCCAGGTGGCCCCCCTCCGCCCGCCCGGCTCGGCCCGCCCAGCTCGCCGGGGCCGCCCCGCCCGGCCCGCCCCGCCCCGCCCGCCTTGCCCGCCCATCTCCGGCCGCCCAGCCCTCCAACCCACCCCCCTCACCTCACCTCAGCCCACCCCCGATCAACTGCGCGTTGACCTGCCAACTCCGCCCCCTACCCCACTCGGGCGACCCCCCGCCTCACCTCCCACAGACCGTGTCTACTGACCTTGTGATGGGGCCCACTTGTGGGTGAAATTTTTGTGAGTGTCATGCTTGAGGCCCGACCATGGCTCTGCACCCGCGGAGTCGGAAGTAGGTGGCCAGATGACCTGGGCCCGTTCCAACGGCAGCTCGACCGCCAACGATGAAGACAGCCGGATGGGGGTTATCCGGGCTGAGGAGGCCGTTCGGCTCGCCGAACAGAACGATCGGGCCGTCATCACCGTGGCCGGGCACTCCTCCAACGTCGGGGAGTGTGCCGAACTGCTCGCGATGCTCGGGTTGGATGTCGGGCGGCGGCACAAGATCGCCTGATCAGGCCAGGTCCGCTACGTGGACCACCTTGTTTCGACCGGTGGCTTTGGCGTGGTACAGCGCGGTATCCGCTGCGTCCAGCAGGCGCTGGAGCGAAGTGCCTGCCTCCGGGTAGACCGCCATGCCTATCGAGGTCGACAGCCCGGTGATCGTCAGCTGTCCCACCGGGACCTTGAGGGTTGTTATTGCCCGGCGGATGCGCTCTGCCACCGCCCCGATGTCCGGGTGGGCGATGCCCGGTAACAGCACCACGAACTCTTCGCCGCCGAAGCGTCCTACCGCGTCGCCTCGGCCGCGGACCGCCGAGATGATCGCCTCCGCCACCGCGCGTAGTACCGCGTCGCCTGCCAGGTGACCGTAGGTGTCATTCACCTGCTTGAAGTGGTCCAGGTCCAGCATCAGCAAGCCGAACGTCGTGTTCTGACGGGCGGCCGCTGCCAGGGTCCGCTCCGCCAGGCTGTGCCAGCCGCTCGAGTTGTACAGGCCCGTCTTCTCGTCTCGGTGGGCCGCCACCTCCAGCTGCCGCACCAGCACCGTCCGGTGCAACAGCAGCAACGGCGGGAGCGCCAGCACCACCAGGCCCGGCAACATCGCCAGCGCCACCGCGTTCAGCGCGCCCAGGCAGAGCGTGGCCACCTCGAGGCCGTTGTCCGACCACGTGCCGAACAGCGCCTCCGGCGTCCGGCCGATCTCGCGGCGGGCCGGGAGCACCAGCAGGGCGTTCACCACGAAGAACGTCGCCCCCGCCGCCGCGATCGCGAACGTCCCGGCCCAGCCGCGCGTGAAGGCCGAGCGCACGTCGGCGAAACCCGAGAGCCGCATGACCGCCTGGGCCGCGTAGCACGAGAGCAGGATGATGGCCGCGTTGCTGACCGTCCTCGACACCGGCACCCGCTGCAGGCGGTACCAGCTGCGGACCGCCAGGTGCGCGTACAAGCCGCAGACCAGCACCGCCAGCAGCGACGGCGGCAGAAGCAGGACGCCGGCGAACGTCCACACCGACGTCATGTTGATGTGCGGCGTCCCCGAGACCCGGCGGCGGATGCGCTCGACCCGGCGGCCCGTCTCCGACTGCACCACGCCGAGGACCAGCAGCACCGCCAGGATCAGCAGCGTCCGGCGGTCCACCGCGACCGGGAACGGGCGCAGCGCCAGGACCACCGCCGCCGCCTCGCTCAGCAGGCAGTAGACGACCACCCGCGGACCCTGGCGCCACAGCGCCCAGTTCCGTGGAGCCACGAGGACGTCACGAAAGCGCGGTACGCCGCGCGGGGCTCCGGCGCCGGTCTGCATACTCATGGTGTCCGGCCCGTGACGGAGCCGGTCCGGCCCGAGGTGGCGGAGGGAGGCGCGCCATGTGCGGACGCGACAACTGAGGTCATGGTCCCGCCAGTCCGACCCGGCGCCACGCCCTCGCGATCGGCACGGCCACCGCGGCACCCGCCGCCCCGGCCGCGGCGATGGTGTGCGCCGGGCCCAGCACGTCGGCCAGCGCACCCGCCGCGGCCGCGCCGACGCCCTGCACGGTGATCAGCCCCGCCGAGTTCACGCCGGCGCACTGCGCGCGGTGCTCGTCCGGCACCCGTCGCATGAACGACACCGTGCCCTGGATGTTGTAGCCCGTGGCCAGCAGCCCGGACGCCGCGAGCAGCACCACCGACAGCACCAGCCCCGGCCGGAAGACGAACACGATCAGCGGTAACCCCGCCGCGATCCCCAGCCACCCGAGCACGCGGACCTGCACGCGCTCCGGGACCCACTTGCCGAACACGACGCCGCCGAGCACGCTGCCCGCCGGGTCCGCCGCCATGAGCAGTCCCACCAGTGCCGCGCCCGCGCCGATCCCGGCCGCGTACGGCGCGGCCAGCGCCTCCGGCACGACGTAGAACCCCGCCAGCCAGTTCAGCGCCACCAGCGTCCGCAACGCCGGGTCGCGCCAGATCAGCCGGATCCCCGCGGACGTCGTCGACAGCCAGGCCGGCCGGACCGCCTGCGCGACCGGCGCGCGCCGCCGGACGCCGGTGACCAGGAACAGCGCCGACAGCACGAACGTCACCGCGTCGAGCGCCAAGGCCGCGGACGGCGCGAGCGCGGCGATCAGCAGCCCGCCGCCGGCGAACCCGGCCAGCTGCGCGCCCTGGATCGTC
Proteins encoded in this window:
- the smpB gene encoding SsrA-binding protein SmpB, producing the protein MPKERGQKVIVSNRKARHDYSILDTYECGLVLVGTEVKSLREGKASLADAFATVDDGEVWLRNVHIPEYTQGTWTNHMPRRTRKLLLHRREIEKLIGKTKESGLSLVPLSMYFKDGKVKVEIALAQGKKAYDKRQTLAKRDADRDIRRAMGRALKGRFTE
- the ftsE gene encoding cell division ATP-binding protein FtsE, coding for MIRLEEVSKVYKTSTRPALERVSVDIEKGEFVFLIGPSGSGKSTFLRLLLREETPSKGRVMVSNFDVAKLARRRVPRLRQTIGCVFQDFRLLANKTVAENVAFALEVIGKPGPTIKKVVPEVLELVGLDGKADRLPNELSGGEQQRVAIARAFVNRPLVLLADEPTGNLDPDTSQDIMLLLERINRTGTTVLMATHDHGIVDSMRRRVVELQLGRVIRDDARGVYGIGR
- a CDS encoding response regulator transcription factor, encoding MRVVIAEDAVLLRAGVTRLLADEGIETAAAVDNGDDLLGAIKEHRPDLAIVDVRMPPTFTDEGLRAALAARKEIPGLPVLVLSQYVEESYAVELLSGGAGGVGYLLKERVADVDEFLDAVRRVANGGTAIDPDVIAQLMARGRRNPLDALTARESEVLGLMAQGLSNTAIANSLVVSHGAVEKHIGNIFSKLGLEASAEEHRRVRAVLTYLGR
- a CDS encoding amidohydrolase family protein, yielding MTAGPASDADVARWTASLGLPGLVDLHVHFLPKPVMDKVWAYFDQASTHYGTDWPVHYRTSEQERLETLRSLGVRQFAPLVYPHKPGMAEWLTSWALEFASHVPEAVPTGTFYPEPGAGSAVDGALRAGARVFKAHVQVGAYDPRDELLKPVWGALADAGVPVVVHCGHGPLRGDFTGLSVFEEVLARYPDLTAVLAHAAMPEFGTAFDLLAKYPRVHLDTTMVGVPFAEAMSPLPPDWTARLAEFADRVVLGTDFPNIPYSYATQLQAIAGWAADDRLGEPFLRAVLHDTPLRLLSA
- a CDS encoding PadR family transcriptional regulator; protein product: MSELNATAAALLGLLHDGPATGGQLVAGAGERFGAFFSVTRSQVYRELPALSKEGLVRLGKQGPRSSQQYLITAAGKKAFKAWLTSEAGPDHLRSPLILRLVHAASLTAKQRQVLLDSARTSYSQQLDDAKAATKAADGPYEKAVAEFAQAQAKAALKLLDAIPAA
- the ftsX gene encoding permease-like cell division protein FtsX, which gives rise to MRASFVFSEVITGLRRNITMTIAMMLTTAVSLAMLGGGLLAVRTIDKMKSNFLADVEVSVYLTDDISAGDKNCTQSLCQSLRSSLQSNDGVESVVFENRDQAFDRFKKIFESQPELIQLTGPESLPASLHVKLKDPDRSESIVQEYSTKPGVRKVDDQKKFLDRVFNAFNGVRNMAFGAALIMAIAALLLIANTIQVSAFTRRTEVGIMRLVGATRWYTQLPFLLEAVVAGAVGAILGIIMLVITKVGFLDAVFTGDVFPKITTLELLFPVAPILLGVSMVISAITGYVTLRLYVRH
- a CDS encoding acyltransferase family protein; its protein translation is MQTSQGVARGGRDRFLDVVRAGAILAVIAQHWVMPVLSYSDGRLATGNALATPGWWVVTWLSQVMPLVFFAGGAANLISLSRAKSTREWLGARLKRLMVPVLPLVAVWLVMPDFLRGLGIPPQPLQVAGAIAAQLLWFLAVYVLVVLLTPLMVAAHRRWGLKVPLVMGAAGVLVDVARFNDLGYLGYANAIFVWVAVHQLGFHYVEGRLGTLTRRAALSLSAAGFGITALMVAFGPYPASMIGMPGAPVSNMSPPTVLLAFLAVGQIGLLLAFRPQLNALAERPGVGSALGWLGARFMSVYLWHMPALIVVAGVTVYGLGYETPEPGTLLWLVMAPAWFAVCGLVLLGLLRLFAHFELQRDTVAVTARVPQLVVAGLMISGGLLGLAAHGFAPLSDGIAHGPVPWIVLATAGFLLAGKQVPVIDLLGRAVHVSERAALRR
- the prfB gene encoding peptide chain release factor 2; protein product: MSDEFDAALKDLTGKLTQIESVMDLDTLRAQVADLEEQASSPTLWDDPEAAQKVTSQLSHRQGELRRVSDLRQRVDDLGVLYELSEAEGDAASMGEAESELADLGKAIDGLEVRTLLSGEYDDRNAVVTIRSEAGGVDAADFAEMLLRMYLRWAERHGYPTDVYDISYAEEAGIKSATFKVTAPYVYGTLSVEQGTHRLVRISPFDNQSRRQTSFAHVEVLPEVEEVDHVDIPEKDIRVDVYRSSGPGGQSVNTTDSAVRITHIPTNIVVSCQNEKSQLQNKAAAMKVLQSRLLQRKKEEERKEMDALKDGGSSWGNQMRSYVLHPYQMVKDLRTEFEVGNPSAVLDGDIDGFLDAGIRWRKQTATV